The following coding sequences are from one Microbulbifer sp. TB1203 window:
- a CDS encoding malic enzyme-like NAD(P)-binding protein, giving the protein MTDSLRQAALDYHALPTPGKLSVELTTPAQTQEDLSLAYSPGVAEPVREIAKDPEAAYLYTGKGNLVAVISNGSAILGLGNLGPLASKPVMEGKSLLFKRFAGINSVDIEVDSPSPERFIQTVSDIANTFGGINLEDIKAPECFHIEEALIERCSVPVFHDDQHGTAIVTVAGMLNALEIQGKKIEDVRMVCLGAGAAATACCKLMLAAGAKKEQITMLDSRGVIHSGRTDINAYKGEWARDTEMRTLDDAIEGADVFLGVSGPDLLSAEQLSRMAPRPVVFACSNPTPEISPELAHSVRDDLIMATGRSDYPNQVNNVLCFPFIFRGALDVRAVRINEEMKLAAIEAIRKIAHLPVPDAVREGYGGVELSLGPDYILPKPTDPRLLPEVASAVARAAVDSGAARLPYPEHYPLTPL; this is encoded by the coding sequence ATGACGGATTCATTGCGCCAGGCCGCGCTCGACTACCACGCGCTGCCGACCCCGGGCAAGCTATCGGTAGAACTGACCACCCCCGCCCAGACCCAGGAAGACCTGTCCCTGGCCTACAGCCCGGGCGTCGCCGAGCCGGTGCGCGAGATCGCCAAGGACCCCGAGGCGGCCTACCTCTACACCGGCAAGGGCAACCTGGTGGCGGTGATCTCCAACGGCAGCGCCATTCTCGGCCTGGGCAACCTGGGCCCGCTGGCCTCCAAGCCGGTGATGGAGGGCAAGTCGCTGCTGTTCAAGCGCTTCGCCGGCATCAACTCGGTGGACATCGAAGTGGATAGCCCCAGTCCGGAGCGCTTCATCCAGACGGTGTCCGATATCGCCAACACCTTCGGCGGCATCAACCTGGAGGACATCAAGGCCCCGGAGTGCTTCCATATTGAGGAGGCGCTGATCGAGCGCTGCTCAGTGCCGGTATTCCACGACGACCAGCACGGCACCGCCATCGTCACCGTGGCCGGCATGCTCAACGCGCTGGAAATCCAGGGCAAGAAAATCGAAGACGTGCGCATGGTGTGCCTGGGGGCCGGCGCCGCCGCCACCGCCTGCTGCAAACTCATGCTGGCCGCCGGCGCAAAGAAAGAGCAGATCACCATGCTCGACAGCCGCGGCGTGATTCACTCCGGGCGCACCGATATCAACGCCTACAAGGGCGAGTGGGCCCGCGACACGGAAATGCGCACCCTGGACGACGCCATCGAGGGCGCCGATGTCTTCCTGGGCGTGTCCGGCCCGGACCTGCTGTCCGCCGAGCAGCTGTCCAGGATGGCCCCGCGCCCGGTGGTCTTCGCCTGCTCCAACCCCACTCCGGAAATTTCCCCGGAGCTGGCACACAGCGTGCGCGACGACCTGATCATGGCCACCGGCCGCTCGGACTACCCGAACCAGGTGAACAACGTGCTCTGCTTCCCGTTCATCTTCCGCGGCGCCCTGGACGTGCGCGCGGTGCGCATCAACGAGGAGATGAAGCTGGCCGCCATCGAGGCCATCCGCAAGATCGCCCACCTGCCGGTGCCGGACGCGGTGCGCGAGGGCTACGGCGGCGTCGAGCTGAGCCTGGGCCCGGACTATATCCTGCCCAAGCCCACCGACCCCCGGCTGCTGCCGGAGGTGGCCTCAGCAGTGGCCCGCGCGGCGGTGGACAGCGGCGCGGCGCGCTTGCCCTACCCGGAGCACTATCCGCTCACGCCTCTGTGA
- a CDS encoding thermonuclease family protein: MAAGKTPAARKAPAAKRKAPWVSLGAFFCALLLAAAAAAADCVLGEADELVALKRVQDGDTLLLEDGRRVRLIGVNTPELAREGRPAEPLAREAKHFTERFLADGGLELVYDRERRDSYGRLLAHVYNHRGDNLESALLAAGLAFHVAMAPNLSLAECLSEREAWARSDRRGLWAPGVWPVKRAADVRPGDGGFVVLRGRVRKADHNRYLWLELDGPVALRLDPQGDFGQLGRRDWQGAQIEVKGWLLDRGSKYTSQFPQNKRWFIAVDSPYTLKISKN, from the coding sequence ATGGCCGCAGGCAAAACGCCCGCAGCCAGAAAAGCGCCGGCAGCCAAAAGAAAGGCACCCTGGGTTTCCCTCGGTGCCTTTTTTTGTGCCCTGCTGCTGGCCGCCGCCGCCGCCGCGGCGGATTGCGTGCTCGGGGAGGCGGACGAACTGGTGGCGCTGAAACGGGTACAGGACGGCGACACCCTGCTGCTGGAGGACGGCCGCCGTGTGCGCCTGATCGGCGTCAATACGCCGGAACTGGCCCGCGAAGGCCGCCCGGCGGAACCGCTGGCGCGGGAGGCCAAACATTTCACCGAGCGTTTTCTCGCCGACGGCGGCCTGGAACTGGTGTACGACCGCGAGCGGCGGGACTCCTACGGACGCCTCCTCGCCCACGTGTACAACCACCGCGGCGACAACCTGGAATCGGCGCTGCTGGCCGCCGGCCTGGCCTTCCACGTGGCCATGGCCCCCAACCTCTCCCTGGCGGAGTGTCTGTCCGAACGCGAGGCATGGGCGCGCAGCGACCGGCGCGGCCTGTGGGCGCCCGGCGTGTGGCCGGTGAAACGGGCCGCGGATGTCCGCCCCGGCGACGGTGGCTTCGTAGTGCTGCGGGGCCGGGTGCGCAAGGCCGACCACAACCGCTATTTATGGCTGGAACTGGACGGCCCGGTGGCCCTGCGCCTGGACCCACAGGGGGATTTTGGCCAGCTGGGCCGGCGCGATTGGCAAGGGGCACAAATCGAAGTGAAAGGCTGGCTGCTTGATCGGGGATCGAAATACACATCCCAGTTTCCGCAAAATAAACGCTGGTTTATTGCGGTTGACTCCCCGTACACCCTGAAAATTAGTAAGAATTAA
- the rpmE gene encoding 50S ribosomal protein L31: MKTDIHPNYSEVTATCSCGNVIKTRSTLGKDIQLDVCSQCHPFYTGKQREASTGGRVDRFKKRFGSRIGK, from the coding sequence ATGAAGACCGATATCCATCCGAATTACAGCGAAGTCACCGCCACCTGCTCCTGCGGCAACGTGATCAAGACCCGCTCGACCCTGGGCAAAGACATCCAGTTGGACGTCTGCTCCCAGTGTCACCCCTTCTATACCGGCAAGCAGCGCGAAGCCAGCACCGGTGGCCGCGTGGACCGCTTCAAGAAGCGCTTCGGCAGCCGCATCGGCAAGTAA
- a CDS encoding primosomal protein N': MATDGGGKPAILRLAVPVPLRRLFDYLPPQGTDPAQLLPGQRFWVPFGGRKLVAVLVDIVSESPLAELKAALEQIDATPLFDRQSRAFLHWAADYYQAPAGELYAAALPAALRKGKPADHWAEQWLELTIEGKGLPESALARAPKQQALLQLLLRDGRQSRPHLKTLGHSATAVRALLDRGLAQWAAGPTAPPPLSTAKGAGAAPARLNEAPRLNEEQRQVLDAIPADRFSVSLLEGTTGSGKTEVYLRLMERVLTNGRQALLLVPEIGLTPQTLRRIAARFPGRSIAALHSGLAEGERARAWLSAAADQADIVIGTRSAIFTPLHKLGAVIVDEEHDGSFKQQDGVRYSARDLAVVLGRNAGVPVLLGSATPSLESLHNALNGRYQHLRLRHRAGDARPPQIHIVPTLGQQLEEGFAPQVLRHVGETLARGEQALVFINRRGFAPTLACDDCGWLADCPHCSSKLTLHRRQRQLRCHHCDYRRPMVDSCPQCHSRSLSALGAGTERSEALLAHRFADYPVIRVDRDTTASKQALDKLLAPARAGEPCLLLGTQMLAKGHHLPRVTLVVIQDADGGLFSADFRAPERTGQLLEQVAGRAGRGELAGRVLVQSRYPEHPLLQLLLEKGYGAFARQLLRDRAVAQLPPLRAMALVRAECEEAKWAEEFLGEARRQLEALAPPSPQLQYLGPVPALLERKSGRFRFYVQITAEKRGALQALLARLCQWAEGNRNRRLRWAVDMDAQELS, translated from the coding sequence TTGGCAACCGACGGTGGAGGAAAACCGGCAATTCTGCGCCTGGCGGTGCCGGTACCCCTGCGGCGCCTGTTCGACTACCTGCCCCCGCAGGGCACCGACCCCGCGCAACTGTTACCGGGCCAGCGTTTCTGGGTACCCTTCGGCGGGCGCAAACTGGTGGCGGTGCTGGTGGATATCGTCAGTGAGTCCCCACTTGCCGAGCTGAAGGCGGCCCTGGAACAGATAGATGCGACCCCCCTGTTCGACCGCCAAAGCCGCGCCTTCCTGCACTGGGCCGCCGACTACTACCAGGCGCCCGCCGGCGAACTCTACGCCGCCGCCCTGCCCGCCGCGCTGCGCAAAGGCAAACCCGCCGATCACTGGGCCGAACAGTGGCTGGAACTCACCATCGAGGGCAAGGGCCTGCCCGAGAGCGCCCTGGCGCGGGCGCCAAAACAGCAGGCGCTGCTGCAGCTGCTGTTGCGGGACGGCAGGCAGAGCCGCCCCCATCTCAAAACCCTGGGTCATTCCGCCACCGCAGTACGGGCGCTGCTGGATCGCGGCCTGGCGCAGTGGGCTGCCGGCCCCACCGCCCCGCCGCCGCTCTCAACCGCCAAGGGCGCCGGGGCGGCCCCGGCGCGGCTCAATGAAGCGCCGCGGCTCAACGAAGAGCAGCGGCAGGTGCTGGACGCCATTCCAGCGGATCGCTTTAGCGTCTCACTGCTTGAGGGCACCACCGGCAGCGGCAAGACCGAAGTCTACCTGCGGCTGATGGAGCGGGTGCTCACCAACGGCAGGCAGGCCCTGTTACTGGTGCCTGAGATCGGCCTGACACCGCAGACCCTGCGCCGCATCGCCGCGCGCTTTCCCGGCCGCAGCATCGCCGCCCTGCACTCCGGCCTGGCCGAGGGCGAGCGGGCCCGGGCCTGGCTGTCCGCCGCCGCGGACCAGGCGGATATCGTGATCGGCACCCGCTCGGCGATATTCACCCCGCTGCACAAGCTGGGCGCGGTGATCGTGGACGAGGAGCACGACGGCTCCTTCAAACAGCAGGACGGCGTACGCTACTCCGCTCGCGACCTGGCGGTGGTGCTCGGGCGCAACGCCGGGGTGCCGGTGCTGCTGGGCTCCGCCACCCCCTCCCTGGAGAGCCTGCACAACGCCCTGAACGGGCGCTATCAGCACCTGCGCCTGCGCCATCGCGCCGGCGACGCGCGGCCGCCGCAGATCCATATAGTCCCCACCCTCGGTCAGCAGCTGGAGGAAGGTTTCGCCCCCCAGGTATTGCGCCATGTCGGCGAGACCCTGGCCCGCGGCGAGCAGGCGCTGGTGTTTATCAACCGCCGCGGCTTCGCCCCGACCCTGGCCTGTGACGACTGCGGCTGGCTGGCGGACTGCCCCCACTGTTCCAGCAAGCTGACCCTGCACCGCCGCCAGCGCCAGCTGCGCTGTCACCACTGCGACTATCGCCGGCCTATGGTAGACAGCTGCCCCCAGTGCCACAGCCGCTCGCTCAGCGCCCTGGGAGCCGGCACCGAGCGCAGCGAGGCGCTGCTGGCCCACCGCTTTGCCGACTACCCGGTGATCCGCGTGGACCGCGACACCACCGCCAGCAAACAGGCCCTGGACAAGCTGCTGGCCCCGGCGCGCGCCGGCGAGCCCTGCCTGCTGCTGGGCACCCAGATGCTGGCCAAGGGCCACCACCTGCCCCGGGTCACCCTGGTGGTGATCCAGGATGCCGACGGCGGCCTGTTCAGCGCCGACTTCCGCGCCCCGGAGCGCACCGGCCAGTTACTGGAGCAGGTGGCCGGCCGCGCCGGTCGCGGCGAACTGGCGGGCCGGGTACTGGTGCAGAGCCGCTACCCGGAGCACCCGCTGCTGCAGCTTCTGCTGGAGAAAGGCTACGGTGCCTTCGCCCGCCAGCTGCTGCGCGACAGGGCCGTGGCCCAGCTGCCGCCGCTGCGCGCCATGGCGCTGGTGCGCGCCGAGTGCGAGGAGGCGAAGTGGGCGGAGGAATTTCTCGGCGAGGCCCGCCGGCAGTTGGAAGCCCTGGCACCGCCGTCCCCGCAGTTGCAGTACCTGGGGCCGGTGCCCGCGCTTTTAGAGCGCAAGTCCGGCCGCTTCCGTTTCTATGTGCAGATCACCGCGGAAAAGCGCGGCGCATTGCAGGCGCTGCTCGCGCGCCTGTGCCAATGGGCCGAGGGCAACCGCAACCGGCGCTTGCGCTGGGCAGTGGATATGGATGCGCAGGAGTTATCCTGA
- a CDS encoding CopG family transcriptional regulator yields MSNLSKRSTIYFDPAIHQALKLRAATSHQSVSELVDEAVRLLMREDQEDLQAYADRVSEPEVSYEALLQDLKKHGKI; encoded by the coding sequence ATGAGCAACTTGTCCAAAAGGTCCACGATTTACTTTGATCCGGCCATCCACCAGGCGCTGAAGCTGAGAGCGGCCACCAGCCATCAATCGGTGTCCGAACTGGTGGACGAGGCGGTGCGCCTGCTGATGCGCGAAGACCAGGAGGATCTGCAAGCCTATGCGGACAGGGTCAGCGAGCCGGAAGTGTCCTATGAGGCCCTGCTTCAAGACCTGAAGAAGCATGGCAAAATATAA
- a CDS encoding type II toxin-antitoxin system RelE/ParE family toxin, whose amino-acid sequence MAKYKITFKKSVAGDLRAIPNRDVKRILKRIDTLAENPRCAGCIKLTGRELYRVRQGNYRIVYEIVDTRLVVCVVKVAHRSVVYN is encoded by the coding sequence ATGGCAAAATATAAAATCACTTTTAAGAAATCTGTAGCCGGAGACCTGCGCGCTATCCCCAATCGGGATGTAAAGCGTATCCTGAAGCGCATAGACACCCTCGCAGAAAATCCCCGCTGCGCGGGCTGCATAAAGCTGACCGGGCGCGAACTCTATCGCGTTCGGCAGGGGAATTACCGGATTGTCTATGAAATCGTCGACACCAGGCTGGTAGTCTGTGTTGTCAAAGTCGCGCACCGGTCTGTGGTTTACAACTAA
- a CDS encoding SPOR domain-containing protein, producing MSRRNASRRSSPASKPAWVWFVLGNFVGGFVVFMIFLTGLKQDSDGDKRPAPPARKAEEQSSKPRFDFYTLLQENEVEVPEPKVAKPSRRVTGPPDGGARSESPREETPERDDPQLVYILQAASFRDAAEAEKLRAQLTLANLEVKVETATDSRGTWHRVLIGPYRSRSKVAAARETLADHKLMPLVLKRPAR from the coding sequence ATGAGCCGTCGCAACGCCAGCCGCCGCAGCAGTCCCGCGAGCAAACCCGCCTGGGTCTGGTTTGTGCTGGGCAATTTTGTCGGCGGTTTCGTGGTGTTTATGATTTTTCTCACCGGGCTCAAGCAGGATTCCGACGGCGACAAGCGCCCGGCGCCCCCCGCCCGGAAGGCCGAAGAGCAGTCGTCAAAGCCGCGCTTCGATTTCTATACCCTGCTGCAGGAAAACGAAGTGGAGGTGCCCGAACCCAAGGTGGCCAAGCCCTCCCGCCGCGTCACCGGCCCCCCGGACGGCGGCGCGCGCAGCGAGTCCCCCCGCGAGGAGACGCCCGAGAGAGACGATCCGCAACTGGTGTATATCCTCCAGGCGGCCTCCTTCCGCGACGCCGCGGAGGCGGAAAAACTGCGCGCGCAGCTCACCCTGGCCAACCTCGAAGTAAAGGTGGAGACCGCCACCGACAGCCGCGGCACCTGGCACCGGGTACTTATCGGCCCCTACCGCAGCCGCTCCAAGGTGGCCGCGGCGCGGGAGACGCTCGCCGACCACAAACTGATGCCGCTGGTGCTCAAGCGCCCGGCGCGCTGA
- a CDS encoding DUF2798 domain-containing protein codes for MPVLPSRLYALVFALIMSGLMSLLMSAVITFINTGFDGGFMWRWASAWVVAWVVAFPLVSVIAPLSHRLTRKFVSAPGA; via the coding sequence GTGCCAGTCCTTCCCTCACGTTTGTACGCCCTGGTATTCGCGCTGATCATGTCCGGCCTGATGTCGCTGCTGATGTCCGCGGTGATCACTTTTATCAACACCGGTTTCGACGGCGGTTTTATGTGGCGTTGGGCAAGCGCGTGGGTGGTGGCCTGGGTGGTGGCGTTTCCGCTGGTGTCGGTGATCGCGCCGCTGTCTCACCGGCTGACGCGCAAGTTCGTCAGCGCGCCGGGCGCTTGA
- the hslV gene encoding ATP-dependent protease subunit HslV — MEQYRGTTILSCRRGGKVVIGGDGQVSMGNTIMKGNARKVRRLYKDKVIAGFAGGTADAFTLFERFEAKLEAHGGQLTRAAVELAKDWRTDRALRRLEALLAVADESASLIVTGNGDVIQPEDDLIAIGSGGPFAQSAARALLDNTELDARTIVEQGLKIAGDICVYTNQNHTIEELSY, encoded by the coding sequence TTGGAACAGTATCGCGGTACCACCATTCTCTCCTGCCGGCGCGGCGGCAAAGTCGTTATCGGCGGCGACGGCCAGGTCTCAATGGGCAACACCATCATGAAGGGCAATGCGCGCAAGGTGCGCCGCCTGTACAAAGACAAGGTGATCGCCGGATTCGCCGGCGGCACCGCCGACGCCTTCACCCTGTTCGAGCGCTTCGAGGCCAAGCTGGAGGCCCACGGCGGCCAGCTCACCCGCGCCGCAGTGGAGCTGGCCAAGGACTGGCGCACCGACCGCGCCCTGCGTCGGTTGGAGGCGCTGCTGGCGGTGGCGGACGAAAGCGCCAGCCTGATCGTCACCGGCAACGGCGACGTAATCCAGCCGGAGGACGACCTGATCGCCATCGGCTCCGGCGGCCCCTTCGCCCAATCGGCCGCCCGCGCGCTGCTGGACAACACCGAACTGGACGCGCGCACCATCGTCGAGCAGGGCTTGAAGATTGCCGGCGATATCTGCGTCTACACCAACCAGAACCACACCATTGAAGAACTGAGTTACTGA
- the hslU gene encoding ATP-dependent protease ATPase subunit HslU, which produces MSQMTPREIVHELDRHIVGQQDAKRAVAIALRNRWRRMQVNEELRAEITPKNILMIGPTGVGKTEIARRLAKLANAPFIKVEATKFTEVGYVGRDVESIVRDLVEMAVKLEREQAMAGVEQRAMDAAEERVLDALLPPARSTEPGDRGSSTRQLFRKKLREGELDEKEIEIEISVAPVGVEIMAPPGMEEMTNQLQGMFSNMSQGRTRKRKLTVKQALKQLTDEEAAKLVNDEEVKSRAIEAAEQNGIVFLDEIDKVAKRQETGGADVSREGVQRDLLPLIEGSTVSTKYGMIKTDHILFIASGAFHLSKPSDLIPELQGRLPIRVELSSLTSEDFQRILTEPSASLTEQQKALLATEGLQLEFSEDGIRRIAEVAYQVNESTENIGARRLHTVLERLLEEISFDAGDGDKTITIDAAYVDSHLGELSRNEDLSRFIL; this is translated from the coding sequence ATGTCCCAGATGACCCCCCGCGAAATAGTCCACGAACTCGATCGCCATATCGTCGGCCAGCAGGACGCCAAGCGCGCCGTGGCCATCGCCCTGCGCAACCGCTGGCGGCGCATGCAGGTAAACGAAGAGCTGCGCGCGGAAATCACCCCGAAAAATATCCTGATGATCGGACCCACCGGCGTGGGCAAGACCGAGATCGCCCGCCGCCTGGCAAAGCTCGCCAACGCGCCCTTTATCAAGGTGGAGGCCACCAAGTTCACCGAAGTGGGCTACGTGGGCCGCGATGTGGAATCCATCGTGCGCGACCTGGTGGAGATGGCGGTCAAACTGGAGCGCGAACAAGCCATGGCCGGGGTGGAGCAGCGCGCGATGGACGCCGCCGAGGAGCGGGTGCTCGACGCCCTGCTGCCACCGGCGCGCTCCACCGAGCCGGGCGACCGCGGCTCCAGCACCCGCCAGCTGTTCCGCAAGAAACTGCGCGAGGGCGAGCTGGACGAAAAGGAAATTGAAATAGAGATCTCGGTGGCCCCTGTGGGTGTGGAAATCATGGCGCCCCCGGGCATGGAGGAAATGACCAACCAGCTGCAGGGCATGTTCTCCAATATGTCCCAGGGCCGCACGCGCAAGCGCAAGCTCACCGTCAAGCAGGCGCTCAAGCAGCTCACCGACGAGGAGGCGGCCAAGCTGGTCAACGACGAGGAGGTGAAGAGCCGCGCGATCGAGGCCGCGGAACAGAACGGCATCGTGTTTCTCGACGAGATCGACAAGGTGGCCAAGCGCCAGGAAACGGGCGGCGCCGACGTATCCCGCGAGGGCGTACAGCGCGACCTGCTGCCGCTGATCGAGGGCAGCACCGTGAGCACCAAGTACGGCATGATCAAGACCGACCATATTCTGTTTATCGCCTCCGGCGCCTTCCACCTGTCCAAGCCCTCGGACCTGATCCCGGAGCTGCAGGGCCGGTTGCCGATCCGCGTGGAACTGAGCTCGCTCACTTCCGAGGATTTCCAGCGCATCCTCACCGAGCCCTCCGCCTCGCTCACCGAGCAGCAGAAGGCACTGCTGGCCACCGAGGGCTTGCAGCTGGAATTCTCCGAGGACGGCATCCGCCGCATCGCCGAAGTGGCCTACCAGGTCAACGAGAGCACGGAAAACATCGGCGCGCGCCGCCTGCACACGGTGCTGGAACGGTTGCTGGAGGAAATCTCCTTCGACGCCGGCGACGGCGACAAAACCATCACCATCGACGCCGCCTACGTGGACAGCCACCTGGGCGAACTGAGCCGGAACGAAGACCTGTCCCGCTTCATTCTGTGA
- a CDS encoding DUF971 domain-containing protein, whose protein sequence is MKPPKKIRLNRTEKNLQLLFDDAEYTLPAEYLRVHSPSAEVRGHGAGEPLLVSGKMHVGIESVETAGRYALKIVFDDGHDSGIYTWEYLRELGENHTANWGAYLQRLQQAGKGRDPDESPVKFIN, encoded by the coding sequence ATGAAACCACCAAAAAAAATCCGCCTAAACCGCACAGAAAAAAACCTGCAGCTACTATTCGACGATGCCGAATACACCCTGCCGGCGGAATACCTGCGCGTCCACTCCCCCAGCGCCGAGGTCCGCGGCCACGGCGCCGGCGAGCCGTTGCTGGTCAGCGGGAAAATGCATGTGGGTATTGAAAGCGTCGAGACCGCCGGCCGCTACGCGCTGAAAATCGTCTTCGACGACGGCCACGACAGCGGCATTTACACCTGGGAATATCTGCGCGAACTGGGCGAAAACCACACGGCCAATTGGGGCGCCTACCTGCAGCGCCTGCAGCAGGCGGGCAAGGGTCGCGATCCGGATGAGAGCCCGGTCAAGTTTATTAACTAA
- a CDS encoding alkaline phosphatase — MAKRIARALAACCLFPTLPLPAAELPDYQRNSAWFTDGENHLAAKAEDERGNKTAKNVILFIGDGMGISTLTAARILEGQLRGESGEENNLSFEEFPYSALVKTYNTNQQTPDSAGTMTAIMTGVKTRAGVINIDGDALRADCASSKGRELNTFLELMESRGRSTGVVSTARITHATPAATYARTPERNWEHRAEGDCKDIATQLVEMEAGDGVDVILGGGRRNFIPTGADGERADGRDLIAEWLARYEGEQQAQYLETGSALSAVDIAGTDKLLGLFTSSHMRYEADRKVSGADEPGIAEMTDAAIELLQKNDDGYFLMVESGRIDHAHHAGNAYNALHDTIAFAEAVKTAVEKVDLEETLILVTADHSHVLTIAGYPTRGNPILGKMVTNDGTGAPQAEAAAAGDGLPYTTLSYANGPGHADLGSETDADERYTTAVNSGRKDLSAVDTEAPGFYQEALVPLGSESHAGEDISLHAIGAGSELVQGTLEQNAIFHVMVGATGIPVTAE, encoded by the coding sequence ATGGCGAAGCGCATCGCCCGCGCGCTGGCCGCGTGTTGCCTGTTTCCCACCCTGCCCCTTCCCGCCGCCGAACTGCCGGATTACCAGCGCAACAGCGCCTGGTTTACCGATGGTGAAAATCACCTGGCCGCCAAAGCGGAAGACGAGCGCGGGAATAAAACCGCGAAGAACGTGATCCTTTTCATCGGCGACGGCATGGGCATTTCCACCCTCACCGCCGCGCGGATTCTCGAGGGTCAGCTGCGCGGCGAGAGCGGCGAAGAAAATAACCTGTCCTTCGAGGAGTTTCCCTACAGCGCACTGGTAAAAACCTACAACACCAACCAGCAGACACCGGACTCCGCCGGCACCATGACCGCGATCATGACCGGGGTGAAAACCCGGGCCGGCGTAATCAATATCGATGGCGACGCCCTGCGCGCGGACTGCGCCTCCAGCAAAGGCAGGGAGCTGAACACCTTCCTGGAACTGATGGAGAGCCGCGGCAGATCCACCGGCGTCGTCTCCACTGCGCGCATTACCCACGCCACACCGGCGGCCACCTACGCGCGCACACCGGAGCGCAATTGGGAGCACAGAGCCGAGGGCGACTGCAAAGATATCGCCACGCAGTTGGTGGAAATGGAAGCCGGTGACGGAGTGGACGTAATCCTCGGCGGCGGCCGCCGCAACTTTATTCCCACCGGGGCCGACGGCGAGCGGGCGGACGGCCGCGATCTCATCGCCGAGTGGCTGGCCCGTTACGAAGGCGAACAGCAGGCGCAATACCTGGAGACGGGCTCAGCACTGAGCGCAGTGGACATTGCGGGGACCGACAAACTGCTCGGCCTCTTTACCAGTTCCCATATGCGCTACGAAGCGGACCGCAAGGTGAGTGGCGCCGACGAGCCGGGCATCGCGGAAATGACCGATGCCGCCATCGAGCTGCTGCAGAAAAACGACGACGGCTACTTCCTGATGGTGGAGTCCGGTCGCATCGACCATGCCCATCACGCGGGCAACGCTTACAATGCGCTGCACGACACCATCGCTTTCGCCGAGGCGGTAAAAACGGCGGTGGAAAAAGTGGACCTGGAAGAAACCCTGATCCTGGTGACCGCGGATCACAGCCATGTGTTAACCATCGCCGGCTATCCCACCCGCGGCAATCCCATCCTCGGCAAGATGGTCACCAACGACGGCACCGGCGCGCCGCAGGCGGAGGCCGCCGCCGCCGGCGATGGCCTGCCCTACACCACGCTGAGCTACGCCAATGGCCCGGGCCACGCCGATCTGGGCAGCGAGACGGATGCGGACGAACGCTATACCACAGCGGTGAATAGCGGCCGCAAGGACCTGAGCGCGGTGGATACCGAAGCCCCGGGCTTCTATCAGGAGGCCCTGGTGCCCCTGGGCTCCGAGAGCCATGCCGGCGAAGATATCAGTTTGCACGCCATCGGCGCAGGCAGCGAGCTGGTGCAGGGTACCCTGGAACAGAACGCGATTTTTCATGTAATGGTCGGCGCAACCGGCATTCCGGTAACGGCGGAATAA